A region of Paraburkholderia sp. BL23I1N1 DNA encodes the following proteins:
- a CDS encoding LLM class flavin-dependent oxidoreductase — MSIEFIGMIQTRKVSETHTPQGPIIDIDYVEQFARAHEAAGFDRILVPHHSTSPDALLTIAHAASVTSKVHFMLAHRPGFVAPTLAARQLSTLDHYSGGRLAVHIISGGDDAEQRRDGDYLSHDERYARTDEYLHILRRIWTETKPFDHNGPYYRFEQGFSEVKPVRQPHIPVYFGGASAPALEIAGRHADVYALWGESKAQVREQVARVRAEAAKHGRTVRFSVSFRPILAATEAAAWERAEHILEETKRLRAAQGLGVGGPAQSEGARRLLAASGESDRVDERLWTGVAKEIGGRSNSTALVGTPEQVADTLAEYYALGVSTFLVRGFDPLEDAIDYGRELIPATRERIARVERVERAAA, encoded by the coding sequence GTGTCCATCGAATTCATCGGCATGATCCAGACCCGCAAGGTGTCTGAAACCCACACACCGCAAGGTCCAATCATCGACATCGACTATGTCGAACAATTCGCCCGCGCACATGAAGCCGCAGGCTTCGATCGAATCCTCGTGCCGCATCATTCGACCAGCCCCGACGCGCTCCTCACCATCGCCCACGCGGCCAGCGTCACCAGCAAAGTGCACTTCATGCTCGCGCATCGCCCAGGCTTCGTCGCGCCCACGCTCGCGGCGCGCCAGCTGTCAACACTGGATCACTACTCGGGCGGCCGGCTCGCCGTGCACATCATCTCCGGTGGCGACGACGCCGAACAGCGCCGCGACGGCGATTACCTCTCGCATGACGAACGCTACGCCCGCACCGACGAATACCTGCATATCCTGCGCCGCATCTGGACCGAAACGAAACCCTTCGATCACAACGGCCCGTACTACCGCTTCGAACAAGGCTTCTCCGAAGTGAAACCGGTGCGGCAACCCCATATCCCTGTGTATTTCGGCGGCGCATCCGCGCCCGCGCTCGAAATCGCCGGACGTCATGCGGACGTCTACGCGCTCTGGGGCGAATCGAAGGCGCAAGTGCGCGAGCAGGTCGCCCGCGTGCGCGCGGAAGCCGCCAAACACGGCCGTACCGTGCGTTTTTCAGTGTCGTTCCGGCCCATTCTTGCCGCCACCGAAGCAGCCGCCTGGGAACGCGCGGAGCACATCCTTGAAGAAACCAAGCGGCTGCGTGCGGCGCAAGGACTCGGTGTCGGCGGCCCGGCGCAAAGCGAAGGCGCGCGGCGGCTGCTCGCGGCATCCGGTGAATCGGATCGCGTCGATGAACGTCTGTGGACCGGCGTCGCCAAGGAAATCGGCGGACGCTCGAATTCGACCGCGCTGGTCGGTACGCCTGAACAGGTCGCCGACACGCTCGCGGAGTATTACGCGCTTGGCGTCTCGACCTTCCTCGTGCGCGGCTTCGATCCGCTCGAAGACGCCATCGACTACGGCCGTGAACTGATTCCGGCCACCCGCGAACGCATCGCACGCGTCGAACGCGTCGAACGCGCGGCAGCCTGA
- a CDS encoding LLM class flavin-dependent oxidoreductase — translation MIPFSVLDLSPVTAGATPADAFRNTLDLAQHAETWHYRRFWLAEHHNMTGIASAATAVVIGHVAGGTKTIRVGSGGVMLPNHAPLVIAEQFGTLASLYPDRIDLGLGRAPGTDQNTARALRRDLQNSADSFPDDVVELQRYFADPVPGQRILAVPGAGLHVPLWLLGSSLYSAQLAAALGLPFAFASHFAPDHMFTALKVYREQFRPSATLDKPYAMVGVNLFAADSNDEARRLFTSLQQQFVNLRRGTPGQLQPPVERIEASEMELNGVAHSLACSVIGDRDVVREGLLSIIDQTGANELMLTAQIYDHKARLRSFEIAAQVREELSAGK, via the coding sequence ATGATCCCCTTCTCGGTCCTCGACCTATCGCCCGTCACCGCAGGTGCCACCCCCGCGGACGCGTTCAGAAACACATTGGACCTCGCCCAACACGCGGAAACCTGGCACTACCGCCGCTTCTGGCTGGCAGAACACCACAACATGACCGGCATCGCCAGTGCAGCCACCGCAGTGGTAATCGGCCACGTCGCAGGCGGAACAAAAACCATCCGCGTCGGCTCGGGCGGCGTCATGCTCCCGAACCACGCACCGCTCGTCATCGCGGAACAGTTCGGCACCCTCGCCTCGCTCTATCCAGATCGCATCGACCTGGGCCTCGGCCGCGCACCCGGCACCGATCAAAACACCGCCCGCGCGCTGCGCCGCGATCTCCAAAATAGCGCGGATTCCTTCCCCGACGACGTCGTCGAGTTGCAACGCTATTTCGCCGACCCCGTGCCAGGCCAGCGCATTCTCGCAGTCCCCGGCGCGGGTCTGCATGTGCCGCTGTGGCTGCTCGGCTCGTCGCTGTACAGCGCGCAACTGGCCGCGGCACTCGGTCTGCCATTCGCGTTCGCGTCGCACTTCGCGCCCGACCATATGTTCACCGCGCTGAAGGTCTATCGCGAGCAATTCCGTCCGTCAGCGACGCTCGATAAGCCCTACGCCATGGTCGGCGTCAATCTGTTCGCCGCCGATAGCAACGACGAAGCGCGGCGTCTCTTCACCTCGCTCCAGCAGCAGTTCGTCAATCTGCGGCGCGGCACGCCCGGTCAGTTGCAGCCGCCGGTCGAGCGGATTGAAGCGTCGGAGATGGAGTTGAACGGCGTCGCGCATTCGCTCGCCTGCTCCGTGATCGGCGATCGCGACGTGGTACGCGAAGGACTGCTGTCCATCATCGATCAAACCGGCGCAAATGAATTGATGCTGACCGCGCAAATCTACGATCACAAAGCACGGCTGCGTTCGTTCGAGATCGCCGCGCAAGTGCGCGAAGAGTTGAGCGCCGGTAAATAA
- a CDS encoding alpha/beta fold hydrolase encodes MLAAAPRVFATTPASAAATGNPASSGLSGVSGVSGLSTTKPGSAAAGSAPAATVDNSGPAYGPELQGFNYPAPVGQFDFTSQGVTLHMAYIDIKPEHANGRTAVLLHGKNFCAATWDVTIHRLSDAGYRVIAPDQIGFCKSSKPEHYQYSFQQLARNTHALLESLGVTDATVIGHSTGGMLAIRYALMYPHETQQLVLVNPIGLEDWKAKGVPSLSVDQWYERELKTTADSIRRYEQATYYAGQWRADYEPWVQMLAGMYRSPGKQIVAWNSALLYDMIYTQPVVYELGHLSMPTLLLIGQKDTTAIAKDAAPPEIRAKLGHYPELGKAAAKAIPHATLVEFANLGHAPQMQDPQAFHQALLDGLAAVPANR; translated from the coding sequence ATGCTAGCCGCAGCGCCCCGGGTTTTCGCCACCACGCCGGCCAGCGCTGCTGCTACGGGGAATCCGGCTAGTTCTGGTCTTTCGGGTGTTTCGGGTGTTTCGGGTCTCTCGACTACCAAGCCTGGTTCCGCGGCAGCCGGCAGCGCGCCGGCAGCAACGGTCGACAACAGCGGTCCGGCGTACGGCCCCGAGTTGCAAGGCTTCAACTATCCGGCGCCGGTCGGGCAATTCGACTTCACCTCGCAAGGTGTGACGTTGCACATGGCGTATATAGATATCAAGCCGGAGCACGCGAACGGCCGCACGGCCGTGTTGCTGCACGGCAAGAACTTCTGCGCGGCGACGTGGGACGTGACCATTCATCGTCTGAGCGACGCCGGCTATCGCGTGATCGCGCCGGACCAGATCGGTTTTTGCAAATCGAGCAAGCCGGAGCACTATCAGTACAGTTTCCAGCAACTGGCGCGCAATACGCATGCGTTACTCGAATCGCTCGGCGTGACCGATGCGACCGTCATCGGCCATTCGACCGGCGGCATGCTCGCGATACGTTATGCGCTGATGTATCCGCATGAGACCCAGCAACTGGTGCTGGTCAATCCGATCGGCCTCGAGGACTGGAAGGCGAAGGGTGTCCCGTCCTTATCGGTCGACCAATGGTACGAGCGCGAACTGAAGACGACGGCGGACAGCATTCGCCGTTACGAACAGGCGACCTATTACGCCGGCCAGTGGCGCGCCGACTATGAGCCGTGGGTGCAGATGCTGGCGGGGATGTACCGCAGCCCCGGCAAACAGATCGTGGCGTGGAATTCCGCGCTGCTGTACGACATGATTTACACGCAGCCGGTGGTGTACGAACTGGGCCACCTGAGCATGCCGACGCTGCTGCTGATCGGCCAGAAGGACACGACCGCGATTGCCAAAGACGCGGCCCCGCCCGAGATACGCGCGAAGCTCGGCCACTACCCCGAGCTGGGCAAGGCCGCGGCAAAGGCGATTCCGCACGCGACGCTCGTCGAATTCGCCAATTTGGGGCATGCGCCGCAAATGCAGGATCCGCAGGCGTTTCATCAGGCGCTGCTCGATGGGCTGGCGGCGGTGCCGGCAAATCGGTGA
- the glgC gene encoding glucose-1-phosphate adenylyltransferase has protein sequence METPARLNDLQRTTLAIVLAGGRGTRLGPLTNKRVKPAVHFGGKYRIIDFALSNCLNSGIRRIAVVTQYKAHSLLRHLQRGWGFLRGEFGEFIDLWPAQQRVEGAHWYRGTADAVFQNLDIIRSIRPKYVVVLAGDHIYKMDYTRMIADHAESGADCTVGCIEVPRMDAVAFGVMAVDENRRVTGFVEKPADPPAMPGRPDSALASMGIYVFSADYLYALLEENISSVDTDHDFGKDILPRVVTQGTAIAHPFSMSCVSSDPTVEPYWRDVGTIDAYWAANLDLASTIPTLDLYDRNWPIWTYQEQLPPAKFVRDLKGLQGTGNNLIVCGGCVISGSQISRSVLSSNVKVSSFCNINEAVLLPQVTVGASCRLQKVVIDRGCTIPDGTVIGEDPTADAERFYRTDDGVVLVTPDALRQKGT, from the coding sequence ATGGAAACTCCGGCACGGCTGAACGATCTGCAACGCACCACCCTCGCCATCGTCCTCGCGGGCGGACGGGGCACGCGGCTCGGGCCGCTCACCAACAAGCGAGTCAAACCGGCGGTGCACTTCGGCGGCAAATACCGGATCATCGACTTCGCGCTCTCCAACTGTCTGAACTCCGGCATCCGCCGCATCGCGGTCGTCACGCAATACAAGGCGCACTCGCTATTGCGCCATTTGCAGCGCGGCTGGGGCTTCCTGCGCGGCGAATTCGGCGAATTCATCGATCTGTGGCCGGCGCAACAACGTGTGGAAGGCGCCCACTGGTATCGCGGCACCGCAGACGCCGTGTTCCAGAATCTCGACATCATCCGCTCGATCCGGCCGAAATACGTGGTGGTGCTGGCGGGCGACCATATCTACAAGATGGACTACACGCGCATGATTGCCGACCATGCGGAAAGCGGCGCGGATTGCACGGTCGGCTGCATCGAGGTGCCGCGCATGGACGCGGTGGCCTTCGGCGTGATGGCCGTCGATGAAAACCGCCGCGTGACCGGTTTCGTCGAGAAACCCGCCGATCCGCCCGCCATGCCGGGCCGCCCGGATTCGGCGCTGGCCAGCATGGGCATTTACGTATTCAGCGCCGATTACCTGTACGCGCTGCTCGAAGAGAACATCTCGAGCGTCGACACCGATCACGACTTCGGCAAGGACATCCTGCCGCGCGTCGTCACGCAAGGCACGGCGATCGCGCATCCCTTCAGTATGTCGTGCGTGTCGTCGGACCCGACCGTGGAGCCGTACTGGCGCGACGTCGGCACGATCGACGCCTACTGGGCAGCCAACCTCGACCTTGCCTCCACCATTCCGACGCTCGACCTGTACGACCGCAACTGGCCGATCTGGACGTATCAGGAGCAATTGCCGCCCGCCAAATTCGTACGCGACCTGAAAGGCTTGCAAGGCACCGGCAACAATCTGATCGTGTGCGGCGGCTGCGTGATCTCGGGCTCGCAGATTTCGCGTTCCGTGCTGTCGTCGAATGTGAAAGTGAGTTCGTTCTGTAATATCAATGAGGCAGTCTTATTGCCGCAGGTCACCGTCGGCGCGAGCTGCCGGCTGCAGAAAGTGGTGATAGACCGCGGCTGCACCATTCCGGACGGCACAGTGATCGGCGAAGATCCGACGGCCGACGCCGAACGCTTCTATCGCACCGACGACGGCGTCGTGCTGGTCACGCCCGATGCACTGCGGCAGAAAGGCACCTGA
- the glgA gene encoding glycogen synthase GlgA: MTIRALHVASELYPLLKTGGLADVAGALPPALIERGADVRVLLPGFPAVVAGLTDLRPIAQLGRRFDSPGVTLEQGTLPSNGLIVYVIRAGTLYDRPGNPYLNDEHVPYGDNAQRFALLGWVAAQLAQHLDPAWAPQIVHAHDWHAGLAPAYLKAAERQHGRSFARSVFTVHNLAYQGVFPAHQFGQLALPDDFFSMHGVEFYGQLSFLKAGLYYSDRITTVSPTYAREIQTLAQGGGLDALLRHRSHDLSGVLNGVDYSVWNPATDALLDDHYTATRLAGKLACKEALQKRFGLAQKSDALLFGVVSRLTEQKGLDLLLETVPEIVKRGGQLVVFGTGDPALENGLKRVAHMHPESVAVELGFDETLAHTIVAGSDVIAVPSRFEPCGLTQLYALAYGSLPLVHCVGGLADTVVDASLENLADDLATGFVFERFEPKGLAAAIRRAFALYDRRTEWKATQRRAMQQDFGWGASAERYLALYRELA, encoded by the coding sequence ATGACGATTCGCGCCCTGCACGTCGCAAGCGAGCTGTATCCCCTCCTCAAAACGGGCGGTCTCGCCGACGTCGCGGGCGCATTGCCGCCCGCGCTGATCGAGCGCGGCGCCGATGTGCGCGTGCTGCTGCCCGGCTTTCCGGCGGTGGTCGCGGGCTTGACCGACTTGCGGCCCATCGCGCAGCTGGGCCGCCGGTTCGACTCGCCGGGTGTCACGCTCGAACAGGGCACGCTGCCGTCGAACGGCCTGATCGTCTACGTGATCCGCGCGGGCACGCTGTACGACCGGCCCGGCAATCCGTATCTGAACGACGAGCACGTACCGTACGGCGACAACGCGCAGCGCTTCGCCCTGCTCGGCTGGGTTGCCGCCCAACTGGCGCAGCACCTCGACCCGGCGTGGGCGCCGCAGATCGTCCATGCGCACGACTGGCACGCCGGGCTCGCACCCGCCTATCTGAAAGCGGCCGAGCGGCAGCACGGCCGCTCGTTCGCGCGCAGCGTCTTCACGGTGCACAACCTCGCGTATCAGGGGGTCTTCCCGGCGCATCAGTTCGGCCAGTTGGCGTTGCCGGACGACTTCTTCAGCATGCATGGCGTCGAATTCTATGGGCAGTTGTCGTTCCTCAAGGCGGGCCTCTACTACAGCGACCGCATCACCACCGTGAGTCCGACCTACGCCCGTGAAATCCAGACCCTCGCCCAGGGTGGCGGGCTCGACGCGTTGTTGCGCCATCGCTCGCACGATCTGAGCGGCGTCCTGAACGGCGTCGACTATTCGGTGTGGAACCCCGCCACCGACGCGCTCCTCGACGATCACTACACCGCCACCCGACTGGCCGGCAAACTGGCCTGCAAGGAAGCGCTGCAGAAGCGCTTCGGCCTCGCGCAGAAAAGCGATGCGCTGCTATTCGGCGTGGTGAGCCGGCTCACCGAACAGAAAGGCCTCGACCTGCTGCTCGAAACGGTGCCCGAGATTGTCAAGCGCGGCGGCCAACTGGTGGTGTTCGGCACCGGCGACCCGGCGCTCGAAAACGGCTTGAAACGCGTTGCGCACATGCATCCGGAATCGGTGGCGGTCGAACTGGGTTTCGACGAAACACTCGCCCATACGATCGTCGCGGGCAGCGACGTGATCGCGGTGCCGTCGCGCTTCGAACCCTGCGGGCTGACGCAACTGTATGCGCTGGCTTATGGGTCGCTGCCGCTCGTGCATTGCGTGGGCGGCCTGGCGGACACGGTGGTCGACGCATCGCTTGAAAATCTCGCCGACGATCTCGCCACCGGCTTCGTGTTCGAACGATTCGAGCCGAAGGGTCTGGCGGCGGCGATCCGCCGCGCGTTCGCGCTCTACGACCGCCGCACCGAGTGGAAAGCCACGCAGCGGCGCGCGATGCAACAGGACTTCGGCTGGGGCGCCTCGGCCGAGCGCTATCTGGCGCTGTACCGCGAACTCGCCTGA
- the pdxY gene encoding pyridoxal kinase PdxY, protein MTKNVLSIQSHVVFGHAGNSAAVFPMRRLGVTVWPLNTVQFSNHTQYGHWTGGAIQASQMEDLVEGIGAIGMLPRCDAVLSGYLGTPEQAQAVLEIVKAVKAANPRAWYFCDPVMGAASGCRVEPGIQEFLVRTMPAVADAMAPNHTELQRLVGREIETLEEAVAACREVIARGPKLMLVKHLLDRNSPADRFNMLVVTEREAWMGQRPLYPFARQPVGVGDLTSAVFVARTLLGDSIRAAFEHTLAAVNAVVKATWQAGRYELELVAAQNEIAQPREWFDAWVAETA, encoded by the coding sequence ATGACGAAAAACGTTCTGAGCATCCAGTCACATGTCGTCTTCGGGCACGCCGGGAACAGTGCGGCCGTGTTTCCGATGCGCCGGCTCGGCGTCACTGTCTGGCCGCTCAATACCGTCCAGTTCTCGAACCACACGCAGTACGGTCATTGGACCGGCGGTGCGATTCAGGCATCGCAGATGGAGGATCTGGTCGAAGGGATCGGCGCGATCGGCATGCTGCCGCGCTGTGACGCCGTGCTGTCCGGTTATCTGGGCACGCCCGAGCAGGCGCAAGCGGTGCTGGAGATCGTCAAGGCCGTGAAGGCCGCCAATCCGCGCGCGTGGTACTTCTGCGACCCGGTAATGGGTGCCGCGAGCGGCTGCAGGGTCGAACCGGGCATTCAGGAATTTCTCGTGCGCACCATGCCGGCGGTCGCCGACGCCATGGCGCCGAACCATACCGAGTTGCAGCGCCTCGTGGGCCGTGAGATCGAGACACTCGAAGAAGCCGTGGCCGCGTGCCGCGAGGTCATCGCGCGTGGACCGAAACTCATGCTGGTCAAACATCTGCTCGATCGCAACAGTCCCGCCGACCGCTTCAACATGCTGGTCGTCACCGAGCGCGAGGCCTGGATGGGGCAGCGTCCGCTCTACCCGTTCGCGCGGCAGCCGGTAGGCGTCGGCGATCTGACGAGCGCCGTATTTGTCGCGCGCACGCTGCTGGGCGACTCGATCCGCGCGGCTTTCGAGCACACGCTGGCCGCCGTGAACGCTGTCGTCAAGGCGACGTGGCAAGCCGGGCGCTATGAGCTGGAACTGGTGGCCGCACAAAACGAAATCGCGCAACCGCGCGAATGGTTCGACGCCTGGGTGGCGGAAACGGCATAG
- a CDS encoding branched-chain amino acid ABC transporter substrate-binding protein has translation MSLRNTLKPLALLVGATFAIAPLASFADDLPVKIGFAAPLTGANAGYGKDLENGVRLAIEEANAQKIKIGDKVAQFQLVSEDDQADPRIGVQAAQKLVDAGVSGVVGHFNSGTTIPASQVYEQGGIPMIDPAATNPIITGRGFANTFMVISTDAQNAGNAGVYAVEVTKAKRIAIIDDRTAFGQGEADEFEKAVKAHGGNIVTREYTDNHAVDFSTQITKIKATNADLIFFGGLDTQAAGFSKRMKQLGMNAQLVGGGGVMDQDFIKLAGDSAEGVMAWEYGRPLAQLPGGKDFSAKFKKRFGVDILSYAPFGYDGAWAAIKAMQQAKSTSPAVYRPVLKAIDYDGVTGKISFDNTGALKSGASTLYQVKSGNWVPVVTKSGT, from the coding sequence ATGAGTCTTCGCAACACGCTGAAACCGCTTGCTCTGTTGGTTGGCGCTACCTTCGCGATCGCGCCGCTGGCCAGTTTCGCCGACGACCTGCCCGTGAAGATCGGCTTCGCCGCGCCGCTGACGGGCGCCAACGCCGGCTACGGGAAGGATCTGGAGAACGGTGTCCGGCTTGCAATCGAAGAAGCCAACGCGCAGAAGATCAAGATCGGCGACAAGGTTGCACAATTCCAGCTCGTCTCCGAAGACGATCAGGCCGACCCGCGCATCGGCGTGCAGGCCGCGCAGAAGCTGGTCGACGCGGGCGTATCGGGCGTCGTGGGCCACTTCAATTCGGGCACGACGATTCCCGCCTCGCAGGTGTACGAACAGGGCGGCATTCCGATGATCGACCCGGCCGCGACCAATCCGATCATTACCGGACGAGGCTTCGCGAACACCTTCATGGTGATTTCCACCGACGCGCAAAACGCCGGCAATGCGGGCGTCTACGCCGTCGAGGTGACGAAGGCCAAACGCATTGCGATCATCGACGACCGCACTGCGTTCGGCCAGGGCGAAGCCGACGAGTTCGAGAAGGCGGTGAAGGCGCACGGCGGCAACATCGTGACACGCGAATACACCGACAATCACGCGGTCGACTTCAGCACGCAAATCACCAAGATCAAGGCGACCAACGCGGATCTGATTTTCTTCGGCGGTCTGGATACTCAGGCGGCGGGCTTCTCGAAACGCATGAAGCAATTGGGGATGAACGCGCAGTTGGTGGGCGGCGGCGGCGTGATGGACCAGGACTTCATCAAGCTCGCCGGCGACTCGGCCGAAGGCGTGATGGCCTGGGAATACGGCCGGCCGCTGGCCCAGTTGCCGGGCGGCAAGGACTTTTCCGCGAAGTTCAAGAAGCGGTTCGGAGTGGATATCCTGTCGTACGCACCGTTTGGGTATGACGGCGCATGGGCCGCGATCAAGGCGATGCAGCAGGCCAAATCCACCTCGCCGGCGGTTTATCGACCTGTACTCAAGGCGATCGACTATGACGGCGTCACCGGAAAGATTTCTTTCGACAACACCGGGGCATTGAAAAGCGGGGCTTCTACGCTCTACCAGGTGAAGAGCGGGAACTGGGTGCCTGTCGTCACCAAGAGTGGGACTTAA
- a CDS encoding helix-turn-helix transcriptional regulator, whose amino-acid sequence MGKIAVTLQQALAQRAREGVRGSTTARPLAQGANWHVEDVLCTFGPRDQPFEERHAGVCIAMVVAGSFGYRSATGRALLTPGALMLGNTGDCFECGHRHAAGDRCIAFRYAPAYFERLAADAGIASGDPNFKRGRIPSLPALSPLIARACAGALEADGAVWDELAVEVAVSTLKAAGALTRAEPPASAAAWARVAQTVRLVDDTPGAPHTLTSLAAAAGLSEFYFLRTFQRVTGVTPHQYVLRARLRAAALRLRDDSAKVVDIALDCGFNDLSNFNHAFRAEFASSPRAWRARGGARRA is encoded by the coding sequence TTGGGGAAAATTGCCGTCACTTTGCAGCAGGCGCTCGCGCAACGTGCCCGCGAAGGCGTGCGCGGCAGCACGACCGCGCGTCCGTTGGCCCAGGGCGCGAACTGGCATGTCGAGGACGTTCTCTGCACCTTCGGCCCGCGCGACCAGCCGTTCGAAGAACGGCACGCGGGCGTGTGCATCGCCATGGTGGTCGCCGGTTCGTTCGGCTACCGGAGCGCGACCGGACGTGCGTTGCTGACCCCGGGCGCACTGATGCTCGGCAATACGGGTGACTGTTTCGAATGCGGCCATCGGCATGCGGCTGGCGATCGCTGCATTGCGTTCCGCTATGCGCCGGCGTATTTCGAGCGGCTTGCCGCGGACGCGGGGATCGCGAGCGGTGATCCGAATTTCAAACGCGGGCGCATTCCGTCGCTGCCCGCGTTGTCGCCGCTGATCGCGCGGGCCTGTGCCGGCGCGCTGGAGGCGGACGGCGCGGTGTGGGACGAACTCGCCGTCGAGGTGGCCGTCTCGACGCTCAAGGCGGCGGGTGCATTGACGCGTGCGGAACCGCCCGCCAGCGCCGCGGCCTGGGCGCGCGTGGCGCAGACGGTGCGCCTCGTCGACGACACGCCCGGCGCACCGCATACGCTGACGAGCCTCGCTGCCGCGGCGGGCTTAAGCGAGTTCTACTTCCTGCGTACATTCCAGCGCGTGACCGGCGTGACACCGCATCAATATGTGCTGCGGGCACGCTTGCGGGCAGCGGCGCTGCGCCTTCGCGACGATAGCGCGAAGGTCGTCGATATCGCGCTCGACTGCGGCTTCAACGATCTGTCGAATTTCAATCATGCGTTTCGCGCGGAGTTTGCGTCGAGTCCGCGTGCGTGGCGCGCGAGGGGCGGGGCGCGTCGCGCATGA
- a CDS encoding carboxylesterase/lipase family protein — translation MIATIAPYLARTASKPGRWTTWVGWSGAAALLAGCSGNVNAPDPAVTVIDSGAVKGAAADGVLSYKGIPFAAPPVGDLRWRPPQKVAAWAGVREATVYGHDCMQKPFPSDAAPLGTAPAEDCLVLNVWRPAATGGSTAQKLPVMVWIYGGGFVNGGSSPAVYDGSQFAKQGVVFVSFNYRLGRFGFFAHPALSAEDPRGQLGNYGYMDQIAALQWVQCNIAAFGSDPGNVTLFGESAGGYSVHALITSPLTKGLFQKAIVESGGGRTNITAGRYLRDTGQNGVPSGEQLGTAFAQSVGIAGSDAAALASLRALPADQVVAGLNLETMINTTTYAGPMIDGQIVPDDPGRLYAQGQYNRVPLMVGANDQDIGFPVPAQTKDDVFAIFGAQNLGAARAAFDPLGTNSVDDVAMQVARDLMMIEPARFVAQTLSAQHDPVYVYRFSYVAQSMRDQWSGARHASEIPFVFDTLGARYGQAVTAQDTQVAQLANAYWVAFAKTGDPNGDGRPAWPAYAAGQDALLEFAAGGVATTAGKPDPLKAQLDLVKAVSDQAAQ, via the coding sequence ATGATAGCGACAATCGCGCCGTACCTCGCACGCACCGCATCGAAGCCGGGCCGATGGACGACGTGGGTCGGATGGTCAGGCGCGGCCGCGCTGCTCGCCGGTTGCTCGGGCAACGTGAACGCGCCGGACCCGGCCGTGACCGTCATCGACAGCGGCGCGGTGAAAGGTGCGGCGGCGGACGGCGTGCTGTCGTACAAGGGCATCCCGTTTGCCGCGCCGCCGGTGGGCGACTTGCGCTGGCGGCCGCCACAGAAAGTGGCGGCATGGGCCGGCGTGCGCGAGGCCACCGTCTATGGCCACGACTGCATGCAGAAACCCTTCCCCAGCGACGCCGCGCCGCTCGGCACCGCTCCCGCTGAAGATTGCCTGGTGCTGAACGTCTGGCGGCCCGCCGCTACGGGCGGTTCAACCGCACAGAAGTTGCCGGTGATGGTGTGGATCTACGGCGGCGGCTTCGTGAACGGCGGGTCGTCCCCTGCCGTGTACGACGGCAGCCAGTTCGCGAAGCAAGGCGTGGTATTCGTCAGTTTCAACTACCGGCTTGGCCGCTTCGGCTTCTTTGCCCATCCTGCGCTGAGCGCCGAAGACCCACGCGGACAGCTTGGCAACTACGGCTACATGGATCAGATCGCGGCCCTGCAATGGGTGCAGTGCAATATCGCGGCATTCGGCAGCGATCCGGGCAACGTCACGCTGTTCGGCGAATCGGCGGGCGGCTATTCGGTGCATGCGCTCATCACGTCGCCGCTCACGAAGGGGCTGTTTCAGAAAGCGATCGTCGAATCCGGCGGCGGCCGCACCAATATCACCGCCGGGCGCTATCTGCGGGATACGGGACAGAACGGCGTCCCGTCCGGCGAGCAGCTCGGCACGGCCTTTGCGCAAAGCGTCGGCATTGCCGGCAGCGACGCGGCAGCGCTGGCTAGTTTGCGCGCGTTGCCGGCAGACCAGGTGGTCGCCGGGCTCAACCTCGAAACGATGATCAATACGACGACGTATGCCGGCCCGATGATCGACGGCCAAATCGTGCCGGACGACCCCGGCCGCCTCTACGCGCAGGGGCAATACAACCGCGTGCCGCTGATGGTCGGAGCGAACGACCAGGACATCGGCTTCCCCGTTCCGGCCCAGACGAAAGACGACGTGTTCGCGATCTTCGGCGCGCAGAATCTGGGTGCGGCGCGGGCCGCGTTCGATCCGCTGGGCACGAACAGTGTCGACGATGTAGCCATGCAGGTCGCGCGCGATCTGATGATGATCGAGCCGGCCCGCTTCGTCGCGCAGACGCTCTCGGCCCAGCACGATCCGGTCTATGTGTATCGCTTCTCGTATGTTGCGCAATCGATGCGCGACCAATGGAGCGGCGCGCGGCACGCGAGCGAGATTCCGTTCGTCTTCGATACATTGGGAGCCCGCTACGGCCAGGCGGTCACCGCTCAGGACACGCAGGTCGCGCAACTGGCGAACGCCTACTGGGTCGCCTTTGCGAAGACAGGCGACCCGAACGGCGACGGCCGGCCCGCCTGGCCCGCCTATGCCGCAGGGCAGGATGCGTTGCTCGAATTTGCCGCTGGCGGGGTCGCGACAACGGCGGGCAAGCCCGATCCATTGAAGGCGCAACTCGATCTCGTGAAGGCCGTCAGCGATCAGGCCGCGCAGTGA